One window of Paenibacillus albicereus genomic DNA carries:
- a CDS encoding AbrB/MazE/SpoVT family DNA-binding domain-containing protein gives MMKSTGIVRKVDELGRVVIPIELRRTLGIGEKDALEIYVDGERIMLKKYEPACIFCGNAENVAYFKGKIVCNSCLSEMPSPVTK, from the coding sequence ATGATGAAATCTACTGGAATTGTACGTAAAGTCGATGAGCTCGGACGCGTCGTCATCCCGATCGAGCTGCGCCGCACCCTCGGCATCGGAGAGAAGGACGCCCTGGAAATTTATGTGGACGGAGAACGCATCATGCTCAAGAAGTATGAGCCTGCCTGCATCTTCTGCGGAAATGCGGAAAACGTCGCCTACTTCAAAGGAAAGATCGTCTGCAATTCCTGTCTTTCCGAAATGCCTTCCCCTGTGACAAAATAG